In the Colius striatus isolate bColStr4 chromosome 3, bColStr4.1.hap1, whole genome shotgun sequence genome, GTCTTGACGTGTAGCACTTGAATCTTGGACCTTGTCCGTGCTCAAGTTATGCCACACAAAGGCCCAGAGCACACAGAGAGAGGCTGCTacccctgctgcagcagcacactgaTAATAAGCCACCAGAAGAGATTTTTGGCAGCAAGATCCTACCCCTAAGCTTTTGACCCAGGTTCAAAGCAGAAGATGCCACTGAAGTCACAACCTTCTGCTGCAGGCTGTAGCTGAGGTGCCTCTGAGTCTCCCAGGCAGACACTGCACTGCTGAcccaagtgctgctgctgccggtgCTCCTGAGTCAAAAAAGATCTTGGGAATTAGATGTGGGACAGAAGCCAGAGTGGCACTGGCATGCAGCCCATGCCAAGGGAGTGTATAAACCCTGTGAGTAAGGGGCTACCTTGTCAGACACATCAACTGTTACCACAGTCCCACTCAGGTAACTCCTTGCAGGCACCCCCCCAGATCCCTTCCAGTTCCTTTTTTAAGCACCATCAGGCTGTCTCTGACTGCCTAACTGTTGTAGTATTTTCAGCTTCTCTCTATGAAGGAGGGAGAAtcagtaaaatatttacaaaatacagaaaacccAGCACAACTGCCCCAGGTTAATAAGTTTTTGCTAAATAGGAAAATACTGTCCCTTAAGTCACATCAAAGTCGTGACTGCAGCTTCCATGGCACGGTAAACTTGAACTGGTATCCCTTTTTAGTAATAGAGCCTAGCACAAATGGCAATATTTCAGGCTAATCCACCTTCTGCACTTGCCCCATCAGAGTCTAAGCCTGCTACATGCTGACCCCCTCTGTCAGATTTTCCAGAATATCCTTCTCCTGTAAAGTAAATATGATATTATGACCCAAAGAGTCGTTGCAGTGAGGTTTTGAAGCAGATGCTCCGCATGGGATTGACTGTCTTGCATCTTCCACTTGAAAGGGAAATAGTTTTCAAACACTTCGTGTCCAACGTAGACTAGGATTGAGTTCATTCCTGAAAGGAAGTACAAGTTGTACCTTCTGAGAGCCGGAATGTGCACATCATGGGCAGAAGCCCTGAAAGCACAACAGCAGCTGGTGTTAATGGCCCCAAAGGTGTTACACACGTGTTTTCAAATACAGCCTTAAGTAGTTCTCTTCCCCAAAGTGtttactgaaaagaaatgcaggCAACCTATCTGCTAAATTGAAAATACAACCAAACCACTATCCTGCAATTTTATTGACCAGGAGAATAATCACAGTTATTGTCTTCAGGGTGGCCAGGTGCCAATCTGTTTGGTCAGATCTGTTGCCTTTAGAAACAAATGCTGACTGCCCTTCAAAGCTCTAGGCTTTGTGGTAGGAGATAGGATACTGTGCTGTTACCCCACTCATTTTCCTGTCCAGACACCAAAGCTGCTGTGGGTTTGCATTCTGTACTCAGATGTTTGTCAAGAGCCCAGTGTGGTTAAAACCACAGTGGGATGCTTTGGGAGACAGGCTTATCTAAAACACAGAGACAGAACCTACACAACTGCCCAGGGGACTTCTGTCTTCCATAGCTTCAGAAGTGGTATTACTCTGTTGGCAGGCCTTTGCGTTTCCCATTAGGTTACCAAGCCTCAGCAGTCCTTTCCAAAACCAACTACGAACCAGCTGTGGTATTTTCCTTGGTACTAGGCAGCTGCTCCCTGGGACCTTAACTTGAGTCCAAGCTGAGAAGAGTCATTGGGCAATAGCTTCCAGCCCTCGTTTAAAGACTTGACAGTGCCCCCCGCTCCTAAATATGTGAGTTTCAAGTGTCCCGGTTCTATGCAAAGATCCAGCTCAAATTAACTGTTCTGGCATCCTTCACGTTACCTCATCCTAAATCCCAGCTCTCCAAAAGACAAGAGAAGTGCAGAAAATGTAGACTGCATCAGTGCAGAAAGGACTGGAAGGAATGTGTTTCCTGCTGTGTTTTTACTGACCTGGGTAGAAAAATGGAGCACCCGACCACAGTCTCTTGACATCCACAAGGTAATACATCAGCAATAAGAGCATGAAGGCAAAGCAGCTCATGGTTGTCACATATGATATTGACCTACACACATTTTCAGTGGAAAGGTATTTAAAGAACTGTGTGATACAAGGAGATCTCAATTGAAGAAAGGTAAAACATTCTCCAAGGTAAAACAGAACTTAAACTAAATCACACTAATAGTTGTATCTCTGCTTACCATAAGTTCTTGTTTATGGGAATAAACCCTTCTTCTTTAGAACATTTTGTCAAGATAGCAGAAATAATTCCCTAAAAGAGAAAGATGCTAAAGTTTATTATAACCACTACAACATGCTTCAGAAATGCTAAGTTTGCCTTGCAGAAAAATACGTATCTATGAAAGAGCTACGTAACAATCTGACTTACCATTACTATGCTCCATGTGACAAACCGACTCATAATTTGTTTGTGCTGGTCTTTGTAGAACAGGATAATTTTTCCTGCCTAAtataaaaagaatataaaaaaataagttaatgCCCCTAAATGTGACTACAGTTCAAGAGCCAGATATATTTGCCACTGGCTACCTGTGCTGAGACAGAGAGTGTAAATAGGATTTGTGCAGATAGAAAAGCTGGCAACGACTAACTAGAACTGCACCAAAAAGCATCATGATAGCATGCTTTAAAGAGGGCGGTGAGCTGTGAGCTTTGGATGTTGGCAGCCCTCGTGTGAGCCCCTGCCTGCCCATGTCAGGGCAGGCAAGTACATCCATTGCGGCTGTGCACGGCAGCACACACTGCACATCAAGCAGAAAACCAGCAACAGAGAATGTGCACAGCTGCCACCTTTCAAACTTTATGTTTAAAATGAAGCTGTGAAGCCTGTGCATCTTTTGGCCCTATTTTCCAACATGCAGAGCCAGCCTCCTCCCAGCGTAAGCCCAACCTTAAAACAAGCAAACGAAGTTTCCAGGTGGGTATTTTGCAAACGCTTTATGTCCATCCCTTAAAAAAACCTGAGAAGTCTTGGTTTATCTAATGCAAGCTACTGCCAGGttagatttttcttctctgatgcTCACAGGCTGAGTCAGCCTGAAAGCATTGCTCTGGAAGAGGTTTTGTTAGAATCAGTCTCAGCCTTAAATAAAGAAGCCAAGTTGCCTCCCCATTTTCCGAGATTCCTTCAAATCTTCCCCTTATAGCACACaggtggaaagaaaagaggTACCTGTAATCCCAGAAATGCCATGACAATGGTATTTATGGTCCCCAGGATCCCTTCAGGATCATATGGCATCATTGTTTGGTAAATCACCTTAGAGAGAAAATAGTTGTTATGGGGCACCTTGAGCAACTACTCTCCTTTCTGTTCCATGCCCTGCCAAGCCCCTCCTGACAGCTGTGTTGAGTGCTTGCCTCCAGCTTCACACAGCAAACCAACAGCAACTTACACTTGAAGAGGGATGCTGGTAGATGTGCTTTTCTCCAAGAAACAAGCGATCAATGTaaccagcagctcctccagtgcAGTTGGGATAGTTCCCAAAGTCTCCAATGCCCCCAGGGCCAAGGTAGCCCCTAGGACAGAAGGAAACAGATTTTGGCACAAAGTGCTGGTAATGCTCCACCTGAACAGTAGCTGGCCCACTGGCTCAGCAAACTGAATGCTCCATGTTTTTCCTGGCCAGAGGCACATGGAGAAACACAGGTGCTACATGACAGCAGGCTGGTGGCCACCCTGTTCTGCCCATTGCCATGCCACGAGCAGCTGGGTCATGAGGGGACAGGCAGCATTGGGCAATGCTCCAGCCCTAGCTGCTCAGCCGGCTGTTCCCTGGTTCTACAGGTACTGACCTATTCAGGGGGCCAAGGGAGAGATGGGTGACAttgcaatgggcacaaactgctGCACACAGAACTCAGGGAGATTTTAATTCTCCTCTTTAGATAGAAGGGGAAAATAACAATTCTTAAGTTTGAAATCATcattaaaagagagaaaaagagggggaaaaaaggtattAAATCATAGTGAAACTGGGATTGCTTTTATACCTGGAAAATCAGTATCTTGTCAAAATTCATAAAGTCTAGTTAAAATATGATACTGCCTTTCTCCTAGAATATGATTGTCATTAAGTATGCAACATGCTGTTAAGACATGAAAAAATGTTACAATAATTTAGGAATACAGTGTTGCTTCCATgcaagaaagactgaaaaaaaatgggcATGATATCTATGTATGACACATTGATAATTCTACTCAACAGATGTATCACTGGCTTAAATATCTGCTACTGTAGAGGCCAGATGAAGAACCAGAGAGTTCATTTCAGCAGGCTTTCAAGGTTTCTCTCAAAGCAGACATATGCTTTTGCTATTCACTGGATAAAGACAGTATTTAAGGGGTTGAAATGTCCCTAACCCTTTAGTGTATCATCAGTGCAGCATGACGTAAAAAAACACTCCATGTGTCATCAGCTGTGGAGAGTATAAATTATGGAAGAAGGTACCACAGCTGCCCCCTTGAAGAGTTTTTCTGAAGAGGGTTAAATGTGACCTGTGTTTTTGGGCTGTGGCAGTCCCACCTAAGGCTATAGCCTGTAATGAGTGCTAGTCTCTGTGGTGGAACCTGTACATGGGAGCCGTCTATCCTTTTCTCCTGACCAGTCCAAACTTACAAGGTTGCACAAGTGTCTTCAAATATGcatgtgtttttccttttgtgaggTCTAAAATGCAGGCTACCTAAGTTAGAGGTGAAGTGCTAAGttcatctctgtttttctgctcattttctAAGCCCTAATTCAGGGAAGTAATGGTGTTTCTGTCTTTCATCCATGTGAAGTGTCAAACACTTGATCAGTCTTAACATCTGTTTAAGTCCTATTGACTTCAAGCTAAAATCCTAAGCACGTGATTAAATACTTTTCTGTTTAGGGATGCTTATGTGATTCAGAGCCTAAGAGCAATTGGTTTAGGGAACAAGGGGGTTTGGTTAATAATGGGTGGCAGCCTTGAAATTACTGTAGCTTTCTTAttctttgaagaagaaaagattagTTCTAGATGACACTATTTAATCAGCACCCAAAAGGATGCTGACAGATCATAGTTGAGCCTTTCCCAAATGCCTATCTCTTTGTAGGAAGAGTAACTTTCTCTGCCCAGTCGGCATTTATGAAATACTAAGcaattctgagaaaaaaattaagcatgCTATACTGAGGAGGGAACAGGTTTGTAAACCCATCATCCTTGCTCTAATGATGAGATGGGATGAGcaggtctcttctcccaggtaacgAATGACGGGACAAgatgaaatggcctcaagttgccccagggaaggtttagattggacattaggaagaattttttctccGAGAAGGTTATTAgcgcattggaatgggctgcccagggag is a window encoding:
- the HGSNAT gene encoding heparan-alpha-glucosaminide N-acetyltransferase isoform X2 — translated: MVFVNYGGGKYWFFKHESWNGLTVADLVFPWFVFIMGTSIALSLSSMLTWGSSKWKVLRKILWRSSLLILLGIIVVNPNYCLGPLSWDNLRVPGVLQRLGFTYLVVAALELMFTRAGDESETMETLCPALQDILPFWPQWIFILTLEVIWLCLTFLLPVPGCPRGYLGPGGIGDFGNYPNCTGGAAGYIDRLFLGEKHIYQHPSSSVIYQTMMPYDPEGILGTINTIVMAFLGLQAGKIILFYKDQHKQIMSRFVTWSIVMGIISAILTKCSKEEGFIPINKNLWSISYVTTMSCFAFMLLLLMYYLVDVKRLWSGAPFFYPGMNSILVYVGHEVFENYFPFKWKMQDSQSHAEHLLQNLTATTLWVIISYLLYRRRIFWKI